ATCATTTTGCGGCATGGGTATTTTCAACATTCCCGCCGACGCCGCTGATGGTGGCGGTGCGAGTCTTGCCCAGGGAAAACGCGTATCGAACTCCCACTTCATCCCCTCCAGACGATGCGTCAAGTTGCCGCATATCCCAAAATATTATCCGGCCTATTTCAATTTTGGTATATGCAAGTGGCGATATTATAGCGCATGAATGTAGCGTATAAAACAACCCCCAAGGGTTAACCCTGATGATTTTTCAGGCCGATTCGTGTTGGGTGCGGCAATCCTGTCGCACGTTGGCGCAAAGCGCCAAGAATAATCGGTCGGCCCATCGAGCCGATTGTGCTTAAAGGGTATTTACACTTCACTTCGTTCGTGTGAAAAACACGGAACACCGCTGCGCACTGTCCGGTTTTTTCCGCGGCGGATTGAAAAAATGTTTCCGCCGCTCTCGTGCGACAGGATGGGAAAAGCGGAATGGAAATTTTCCATCCGCTTTGGAGATGGCCTGTAGGCCGCTGTCGCACCTGCCGGGGAAGCGTGTTGCGCCGGTACAACGGGTTTTAACCTGTTGCGCGGACTGAAAGGCCGCGGTTTTCTTGCGCCTGTCGGCGCAACCGCAGGTTAAAACCTGCGGTACCAAGCAGAGCCCGCTATTGCCGCGCACACGCCGGTGGGGTAAACTTACGCTTTTATGGATTACAAAGAGACGCTCAACCTTCCCACGACCGGTTTCCCCATGAAGGCCGAGACTCCCGACACGCGCATTTTTTCTGGTTTGGCTTTATAATGAATATTGCGTGAGGTGATATTGGCAAACGAGCTTGCCGGCCGCTTTACAATAACCTCCCATGCGCTATTGGAAATGGAGCGCCGGGGGATTTCAACCGCGGTTATTGAAGGTGTATTGAGAGTTCCCGGACAGGTGCTTGAAGCGCGGAAGGGAAGAAAGGTCTTCCAATCTATGGTCTCCTTCCCGCCCGAAAGCAAAGAATATCTCGTTCGCGTGTTTGTTGATGTGGACCGGAATCCCGCGGAAGTTGTGACCGCTTATCGGACCAGCCATGTGGAAAAATATTGGAGAGAACCATGAAGGTGCTGTTTGACAAAAAAACGGATACGTTGAGCCTGATTTTCAGGGAGAACGCGGCCATTGTGGAGAGCGATGAAGAAAAGCCCGGGGTTATTTTGGATTTCGACGGCGAGGGCAACCTCGTTTCAATGGAAATACTGGATGCTTCCCGCCGTGTCACCGAAACCCGCAACGTGGAGTACCAGCTTACGGAGTAGCCCCACAACAGGGAGGCCGGGAAAAATCAACCTGCCGCGCAAGCGGCCCACCGGGCCGTCATGTCTCCCTTTGCCGCCGCGTCTTTTCAAAAGCTTGCCGGTTTTCCCGCTTTATTCCGCGAATAAAGCGGGGTAAACTTACGCTCTTATGGATTACAAAGACACGCTCAACCTCCCCACGACCGGTTTCCCCATGAAGGCCGGCCTCCAGACGATGGAGCCGGACATGCTGCTGCAATGGAGCGGCCTCTACAAGAAGATACGCGAGGCCCGCAAAGGGGCCAAAAAATACATCCTGCACGACGGCCCCCCGTATGCCAACGGCGACATCCACATGGGGCACGCGCTCAACAAAATCCTGAAGGACATCATCGTCAAGGTGAAAACCATGCAGGGCTTCGACGCGCCGTACGTGCCGGGGTGGGATTGCCACGGCCTGCCCATCGAACACCAGGTGGACAAAAAGCTCGGCAAAAAGAAAAGCGAAATAACCCGCGCCGAAAAACGGAAGCTCTGCCGCGAGTACGCCGCCGGGTTCATCGACCGCCAGCGCGAATCGTTCAAGCGGCTCGGCATTTTGGGCGATTGGGAAGACCCGTACCTCACGATGGATTACCGCTACGAGGCCGATACCGTG
The sequence above is drawn from the Nitrospinota bacterium genome and encodes:
- a CDS encoding DUF4258 domain-containing protein, producing the protein MERRGISTAVIEGVLRVPGQVLEARKGRKVFQSMVSFPPESKEYLVRVFVDVDRNPAEVVTAYRTSHVEKYWREP
- a CDS encoding DUF2283 domain-containing protein, which produces MKVLFDKKTDTLSLIFRENAAIVESDEEKPGVILDFDGEGNLVSMEILDASRRVTETRNVEYQLTE